One Amycolatopsis thermophila DNA segment encodes these proteins:
- a CDS encoding glycoside hydrolase family 15 protein, with amino-acid sequence MIPIEDYALLGDLHTAALVSRAGAVDWLCLPRFDSAAGFAALLHDEHAGTWRLAPASGGPATRRSYRGDTLVLSSEWDTAEGTVRVVDFMPPRRDGPDLVRIVEGVSGRVPMRMTLRPRFDYGDIVPWLRTEQGRHVAVAGPDALWLSAPVPVEHSGGAFHARFGVAPGERAEFVLTHRPSHLPRPQPPEPARALAETEAFWTDWISRCRYRGPWEGAVRRSLITLKALTYAPTGGIVAAATTSLPEELGGSRNWDYRYCWLRDATFTLQALLGTGYTGEARAWREWLVRAVAGDPADLQIMYGLDGARRLPESELPWLDGYAGSRPVRVGNAAVGQFQLDVWGEVLDGLHLVREAGVPVELDAWDLQRALLDYLEGHWDEPDNSLWEVRGPRRQFTHSKVMAWAGVDRAVHTVEDHHLDGPVEHWRALRERIHADVCAHGFDARRGTFTQSYGSSEVDAALLLIPRVGFLPWNDPRVHGTVDAVRAQLCRDGLLLRYRPGEVDGLTGDEGAFLACSFWLADALHGTGRVDEARALFERLLALRNDVGLLSEEYDTRRGCQLGNTPQAFSMVGLVNAARHLSGATTDTNATGSQQHMPGRPV; translated from the coding sequence ATGATCCCGATCGAGGACTACGCCCTGCTGGGCGACCTGCACACCGCGGCACTGGTCTCGCGCGCCGGGGCGGTCGACTGGCTGTGCCTGCCGCGGTTCGATTCCGCGGCCGGGTTCGCCGCGCTCCTGCACGACGAGCACGCGGGCACGTGGCGGCTCGCGCCCGCGTCCGGTGGCCCCGCGACCCGGCGGTCCTACCGCGGCGACACCCTGGTGCTCAGCAGCGAATGGGACACCGCCGAGGGCACCGTGCGGGTGGTGGACTTCATGCCGCCACGGCGGGACGGTCCCGATCTGGTGCGGATCGTGGAGGGCGTGTCGGGGCGGGTGCCGATGCGGATGACGCTGCGGCCGCGCTTCGACTACGGCGACATCGTGCCGTGGTTGCGCACCGAGCAGGGACGGCACGTCGCCGTCGCCGGGCCGGACGCGTTGTGGCTGTCCGCACCGGTGCCCGTCGAGCACTCCGGCGGCGCCTTCCACGCCCGGTTCGGGGTCGCGCCGGGGGAGCGGGCGGAGTTCGTGCTGACCCACCGGCCTTCCCACCTGCCGCGGCCGCAACCACCCGAACCCGCGCGCGCCCTGGCCGAGACCGAGGCGTTCTGGACGGACTGGATCTCCCGCTGCCGGTACCGCGGCCCGTGGGAGGGCGCGGTGCGGCGGTCACTGATCACGTTGAAAGCGCTGACCTACGCGCCGACCGGCGGGATCGTCGCGGCCGCCACGACGTCGTTGCCCGAGGAGCTCGGCGGCAGCCGCAACTGGGACTACCGCTACTGCTGGCTGCGTGACGCGACGTTCACGCTGCAGGCGCTGCTCGGCACCGGCTACACCGGCGAGGCGCGCGCGTGGCGGGAATGGCTGGTGCGGGCGGTCGCCGGCGACCCGGCGGACCTGCAGATCATGTACGGGCTCGACGGCGCGCGGCGTCTGCCGGAGTCGGAGCTGCCGTGGCTGGACGGGTACGCGGGTTCGCGTCCGGTGCGGGTGGGCAACGCCGCGGTGGGCCAGTTCCAGCTGGACGTGTGGGGCGAGGTGCTCGACGGCCTGCACCTGGTGCGCGAGGCCGGCGTGCCGGTGGAGCTCGACGCGTGGGACCTCCAGCGGGCGCTGCTGGACTACCTGGAGGGCCACTGGGACGAGCCCGACAACAGCCTGTGGGAGGTGCGCGGCCCGCGCCGCCAGTTCACCCACTCGAAGGTGATGGCGTGGGCCGGGGTGGACCGGGCCGTGCACACGGTCGAGGACCACCACCTGGACGGGCCGGTCGAGCACTGGCGTGCGCTGCGCGAGCGCATCCACGCCGACGTGTGCGCGCACGGTTTCGACGCGCGGCGCGGCACGTTCACCCAGTCCTACGGTTCGTCCGAAGTGGACGCCGCGCTGCTGCTGATACCCCGCGTCGGGTTCCTGCCCTGGAACGACCCGCGCGTGCACGGGACCGTCGACGCCGTGCGGGCGCAGTTGTGCCGCGACGGCCTGCTCCTGCGCTACCGCCCCGGCGAGGTCGACGGGCTGACCGGGGACGAAGGTGCTTTCCTCGCGTGCAGCTTCTGGCTGGCCGACGCGCTGCACGGCACCGGGCGGGTGGACGAGGCGCGCGCCCTGTTCGAGCGGCTTCTCGCCCTGCGCAACGATGTCGGGCTGCTCAGCGAGGAGTACGACACGCGGCGCGGGTGCCAGCTGGGCAACACGCCGCAGGCGTTCAGCATGGTGGGGCTGGTCAACGCCGCCCGCCACCTGTCCGGTGCGACGACCGACACGAACGCGACCGGCTCGCAGCAGCACATGCCGGGCCGGCCGGTCTGA
- a CDS encoding M15 family metallopeptidase has translation MSHSARATSRRVRSAVLAALAVLGAALIGVRVHQARVPSSVERTGPGAADGVVPEGVTVFDDEFPAVANLDPGLLGALRRAATDAGVEFVVNSGWRSPEYQEQLRREAVSKYGSEREAARWVATADTSAHVTGEAVDLGPAQATAWLAEHGAGYGLCQVYRNEPWHYELRPDAVDHGCPPPYADAAHDPRMRR, from the coding sequence ATGAGTCACAGCGCACGAGCAACGTCCCGCCGTGTCCGTTCGGCCGTCCTCGCTGCCCTCGCGGTCCTCGGCGCGGCGCTCATCGGTGTCCGCGTCCACCAGGCGCGGGTGCCCTCGTCCGTCGAGCGGACTGGACCGGGCGCGGCGGACGGCGTCGTCCCCGAGGGGGTGACGGTCTTCGACGACGAGTTTCCCGCCGTGGCCAACCTCGACCCCGGTCTGCTCGGCGCCCTGCGCCGCGCGGCGACCGACGCGGGCGTGGAGTTCGTCGTCAACAGCGGCTGGCGGTCCCCGGAGTACCAGGAACAACTCCGCCGCGAGGCGGTCTCGAAATACGGCTCGGAACGGGAAGCCGCCCGGTGGGTGGCCACCGCGGACACCTCCGCTCACGTGACGGGCGAGGCGGTCGACCTCGGGCCCGCGCAGGCGACGGCGTGGCTGGCCGAGCACGGCGCCGGATACGGGCTGTGCCAGGTCTACCGCAACGAACCCTGGCACTACGAACTCCGCCCCGACGCCGTCGACCACGGCTGCCCGCCCCCATATGCCGACGCCGCGCACGACCCCCGGATGCGCCGGTGA
- a CDS encoding MBL fold metallo-hydrolase: MSLRIDRVVTSGVFALDGGTWEVDNNVWLIGDDDEVVVVDAAHDAGAITAAVGGRTVVAVVCTHGHNDHVTFAPQLGKELYAPVLLHPGDQELWDMTHAGQAYWKTSDGQRIAVAGTELEIIHTPGHSPGSVCVHLPEAKALFSGDTLFAGGPGATGRSFSDFPTIIGSIRDRLFTLPEDTRVHTGHGDGTTIGTEAPHLAEWIARGH, from the coding sequence GTGAGCTTGCGGATCGACCGGGTCGTCACCTCCGGTGTCTTCGCGCTCGACGGCGGCACGTGGGAGGTCGACAACAACGTCTGGCTGATCGGGGACGACGACGAGGTCGTGGTGGTGGACGCCGCGCACGACGCCGGGGCGATCACCGCGGCCGTGGGCGGCCGAACCGTGGTCGCGGTCGTGTGCACGCACGGCCACAACGATCACGTGACCTTCGCCCCGCAGCTGGGCAAGGAGCTCTACGCGCCGGTGCTGCTGCACCCCGGCGACCAGGAGCTGTGGGACATGACCCACGCCGGCCAGGCGTACTGGAAGACCTCCGACGGCCAGCGCATCGCCGTGGCCGGGACCGAACTGGAGATCATCCACACCCCGGGGCACTCGCCCGGCTCGGTGTGCGTGCACCTGCCGGAGGCGAAGGCGCTGTTCTCCGGCGACACGCTGTTCGCCGGCGGGCCGGGTGCCACCGGCCGGTCGTTCTCCGACTTCCCGACGATCATCGGCTCGATCCGCGACCGCCTGTTCACGCTGCCCGAGGACACCCGGGTGCACACCGGTCACGGCGACGGGACCACGATCGGCACCGAGGCGCCCCACCTCGCGGAGTGGATCGCCCGCGGACACTGA
- a CDS encoding ATP-binding protein codes for MTTHSMTDTVEPPLTLELGPGSLPPLVAVRHWAARALSDLGEDHLAAVQLVATELLTNAYAHGGGAGRLRLRRDADPCRIRIEVDDHSAVHPVPARPGPGEPGGRGLAMVTKLTDDWGSRPRDGGKTVWAAIDCAAYPWDPCA; via the coding sequence ATGACGACGCACTCGATGACGGACACGGTTGAGCCACCGCTGACGCTGGAACTCGGACCCGGCAGCCTGCCGCCACTGGTGGCGGTGCGCCACTGGGCGGCGAGAGCCCTGTCCGATCTCGGGGAGGACCACCTCGCCGCGGTGCAGCTGGTCGCCACCGAGCTGCTCACCAACGCCTACGCGCACGGCGGCGGCGCCGGACGGCTGCGACTCCGGCGGGACGCGGATCCCTGCCGGATCCGCATCGAGGTCGACGACCACTCCGCGGTTCACCCGGTCCCGGCCCGCCCCGGCCCGGGCGAGCCCGGGGGCCGGGGCCTGGCGATGGTCACCAAGCTGACCGACGACTGGGGCAGCCGGCCCCGGGACGGCGGCAAGACCGTGTGGGCCGCCATCGATTGTGCCGCCTATCCCTGGGATCCGTGCGCCTGA
- a CDS encoding response regulator transcription factor encodes MRVLIVEDEPYLADAIRDGLRLEAIAADIAGDGHTALELLGVNAYDIAVLDRDIPGPSGDEIAEHIVASGSGTPILMLTAADRLDDKVSGFALGADDYLTKPFELRELVLRLRALDRRRAHNRPPVREIAGLRVDPFRREVHRDGRYVALTRKQFAVLEVLVAAEGGVVSAEELLERAWDVNADPFTNAVRITVSALRKRLGEPWIITTVAGVGYRIARPATPAEGGDRG; translated from the coding sequence ATGCGCGTGCTGATCGTCGAGGACGAACCGTATCTGGCGGACGCCATCCGCGATGGCCTGCGCCTGGAGGCGATCGCCGCCGACATCGCCGGGGACGGTCACACCGCTTTGGAACTGCTGGGCGTCAACGCCTACGACATCGCCGTCCTCGACCGCGACATCCCCGGCCCGTCCGGCGACGAGATCGCCGAGCACATCGTCGCCTCCGGCAGCGGGACGCCCATCCTCATGCTCACCGCCGCCGACCGGCTCGACGACAAGGTCTCCGGGTTCGCCCTGGGCGCCGACGACTACCTCACGAAACCCTTCGAACTCCGGGAACTCGTCCTCCGCCTCCGGGCGCTCGACCGCAGGCGCGCCCACAACCGGCCGCCTGTGCGGGAGATCGCGGGGCTGCGGGTGGACCCGTTCCGCCGCGAGGTCCACCGCGACGGACGCTACGTGGCGCTCACCCGGAAACAATTCGCCGTGCTCGAAGTCCTCGTCGCGGCCGAGGGCGGTGTCGTCAGCGCCGAAGAGCTCCTGGAGCGGGCGTGGGACGTGAACGCCGACCCCTTCACCAACGCGGTGCGCATCACGGTCTCGGCACTGCGCAAACGCCTCGGCGAGCCGTGGATCATCACCACCGTGGCCGGCGTCGGGTACCGCATCGCCCGGCCGGCCACCCCAGCCGAGGGAGGGGACCGTGGATAG
- a CDS encoding glucose 1-dehydrogenase produces the protein MRALTVRPGEPKSLRVAELPDPEPRAGELLVRGLALGVCGTDKEIVAGDYGWAPPGEERLVLGHESLGRVLRAPAGSGFGEGDLVAGVVRRPDPVPCGACAHGEFDMCRNGRYTERGIKEHHGYGSELWTVEADYAARLDPSLERVGVLLEPTTVVAKAWEQIERIGDRSWFEPRRVLVTGAGPIGLLAALIGSQRGLDVHVLDRVTQGPKPRLVAELGATYHHEAADVVAARVQPDVVVEATGAGSVVYDVVEHTAAYGIVCLTGVSAAGRRIAVDFGAVNRELVLANDVVFGSVNANLRHYRLAAAALTRADPGWLERLITRRVPLQRAEEAFTAGDGDVKVVVTLSEDG, from the coding sequence CCGATCCCGAACCCCGCGCGGGCGAGCTGCTCGTGCGCGGGCTCGCGCTCGGGGTGTGCGGCACCGACAAGGAGATCGTCGCCGGGGACTACGGCTGGGCCCCGCCCGGCGAGGAGCGCCTGGTGCTCGGGCACGAGTCGCTGGGCCGCGTCCTGCGCGCGCCCGCCGGGTCCGGGTTCGGCGAGGGTGACCTCGTCGCCGGTGTGGTGCGCCGGCCCGACCCCGTGCCGTGCGGGGCGTGCGCGCACGGCGAGTTCGACATGTGCCGCAACGGCCGCTACACCGAGCGCGGCATCAAGGAACACCACGGCTACGGCAGCGAACTGTGGACGGTCGAGGCGGACTACGCCGCCCGGCTCGACCCGTCCCTGGAACGGGTGGGTGTGCTGCTGGAGCCGACGACGGTGGTGGCCAAGGCGTGGGAGCAGATCGAGCGCATCGGCGACCGCTCCTGGTTCGAGCCGCGCCGGGTCCTGGTCACCGGCGCCGGGCCGATCGGGTTGCTGGCCGCCCTGATCGGTTCCCAGCGCGGGCTGGACGTGCACGTGCTGGACCGGGTCACGCAGGGCCCGAAACCGCGGCTGGTCGCCGAGCTGGGCGCCACCTACCACCACGAGGCCGCCGACGTCGTCGCCGCCCGGGTCCAGCCGGACGTCGTGGTCGAGGCCACCGGGGCGGGCAGCGTCGTCTACGACGTCGTGGAGCACACCGCCGCCTACGGCATCGTGTGCCTGACCGGCGTGTCCGCGGCCGGGCGCCGGATCGCGGTCGACTTCGGCGCGGTCAACCGCGAGCTCGTGCTGGCCAACGACGTGGTGTTCGGGTCGGTCAACGCGAACCTGCGCCACTACCGCCTGGCCGCCGCCGCCCTCACCCGGGCCGATCCCGGGTGGCTGGAGCGGCTGATCACCCGTCGGGTCCCGCTGCAGCGGGCCGAGGAAGCTTTCACCGCCGGGGACGGGGACGTGAAGGTGGTCGTGACGCTGAGCGAGGACGGGTGA
- a CDS encoding STAS domain-containing protein — protein MNTHLHPSRPVSCLVRVHRSGPAVVLRVDGELDLESLPVLDDALTAALDQAPGVLVVDLSGVEFLAACGLRVLLQAHQRGCRRSQLRIVATGLPRRVIELGELDRVLPIFPDLAHALPCSG, from the coding sequence ATGAACACGCACCTTCACCCTTCGCGTCCGGTTTCCTGCCTGGTCCGGGTGCACCGGTCGGGGCCGGCCGTCGTGCTGCGCGTCGATGGCGAGCTCGACCTCGAGTCGCTGCCCGTGCTGGACGACGCCCTCACCGCGGCGCTCGACCAGGCCCCCGGAGTGCTGGTCGTCGACCTGTCCGGCGTGGAGTTCCTGGCCGCGTGCGGACTGCGTGTCCTGCTCCAGGCTCACCAGCGCGGTTGTCGCAGGTCCCAGCTCCGGATCGTCGCCACGGGGCTCCCCCGGCGGGTGATCGAGCTCGGCGAGCTCGATCGCGTCCTGCCGATCTTCCCCGATCTGGCGCACGCCCTGCCCTGTTCCGGATGA
- a CDS encoding S-(hydroxymethyl)mycothiol dehydrogenase, translating to MPQTVRGVIARSKGAPVELTDVVIPDPGPGEVVVAIAACGVCHTDLTYREGGINDDFPFLLGHEAAGTVESVGAGVESVRPGDFVVLNWRAVCGQCRACKRGRPQYCFNTFNASQKMTLTDGTELTPALGIGAFADKTLVHAGQCTKVDPAADPAVAGLLGCGVMAGLGAAVNTGAVGRGDSVAVIGCGGVGDAAIAGARLAGAGTIIAVDRDPKKLEWAVELGATHTVNATETDVVEAVAELTGGFGADVVIDAVGRPETWKQAFYARDLAGTVVLVGVPTPDMRLEMPLLDFFSRGGSLKSSWYGDCLPERDFPVLVDLHLQGRLPLEKFVTERIALEDVENAFHTMHAGEVLRSVVVW from the coding sequence ATGCCACAGACGGTTCGCGGTGTGATCGCCCGCTCGAAGGGAGCTCCGGTCGAGCTCACCGATGTCGTGATTCCCGACCCCGGACCGGGTGAGGTCGTCGTCGCGATCGCGGCGTGCGGCGTCTGCCACACCGACCTGACCTACCGCGAAGGCGGCATCAACGACGACTTCCCGTTCCTGCTCGGCCACGAGGCGGCGGGCACCGTGGAATCCGTCGGTGCGGGCGTGGAGTCGGTGCGGCCGGGCGACTTCGTCGTCCTGAACTGGCGCGCGGTCTGCGGGCAGTGCCGGGCCTGCAAGCGGGGCCGGCCGCAGTACTGCTTCAACACCTTCAACGCGAGCCAGAAGATGACCCTGACCGACGGTACCGAGCTGACCCCGGCGCTGGGGATCGGCGCGTTCGCCGACAAGACCCTCGTGCACGCCGGGCAGTGCACCAAGGTCGACCCGGCCGCCGACCCGGCGGTCGCCGGTCTGCTCGGCTGCGGCGTCATGGCCGGCCTGGGTGCGGCGGTCAACACCGGTGCGGTGGGCCGCGGCGACTCGGTGGCGGTCATCGGCTGCGGTGGCGTCGGCGACGCGGCCATCGCGGGCGCGCGGCTGGCCGGGGCCGGCACCATCATCGCCGTGGACCGCGACCCGAAGAAGCTCGAGTGGGCCGTCGAGCTCGGCGCCACCCACACCGTCAACGCCACCGAAACCGACGTCGTCGAGGCCGTCGCCGAGCTGACCGGCGGGTTCGGCGCCGACGTGGTGATCGACGCGGTGGGCCGGCCGGAGACCTGGAAGCAGGCGTTCTACGCCCGCGACCTCGCGGGCACGGTCGTGCTCGTCGGGGTGCCCACCCCGGACATGCGCCTGGAGATGCCGCTGCTGGACTTCTTCTCGCGGGGCGGGTCCCTGAAGTCGTCGTGGTACGGCGACTGCCTGCCCGAGCGGGACTTCCCGGTGCTCGTCGACCTGCACCTGCAGGGCAGGCTGCCGCTGGAGAAGTTCGTGACCGAGCGCATCGCCCTGGAGGACGTCGAGAACGCGTTCCACACGATGCACGCCGGTGAGGTGCTGCGCTCGGTGGTGGTCTGGTGA
- a CDS encoding Hsp20/alpha crystallin family protein yields the protein MLMRTDPFRELDRLTQQFFGGNGTPARPAAMPMDAFRSGHEYVVQFDLPGVAPDSIDLDVERNVLTVKAERNPAFPEGAEVQVAERPRGTFSRQLFLGEALDTEHITAHYEAGVLTLRVPVAEQAKPRKIAISGSSEPRQIDA from the coding sequence ATGTTGATGCGGACCGACCCGTTCCGGGAGCTGGACCGGCTGACCCAGCAGTTCTTCGGCGGCAACGGCACCCCCGCCCGCCCGGCGGCGATGCCGATGGACGCCTTCCGGTCCGGCCACGAGTACGTGGTGCAGTTCGACCTGCCGGGTGTGGCGCCGGACTCGATCGACCTCGACGTCGAGCGCAACGTGCTCACCGTCAAGGCCGAACGCAACCCGGCCTTCCCCGAGGGTGCCGAGGTGCAGGTGGCCGAACGGCCGCGCGGCACGTTCTCCCGGCAGCTGTTCCTGGGCGAGGCCCTGGACACCGAGCACATCACCGCGCACTACGAGGCCGGGGTGCTGACCCTGCGGGTGCCGGTCGCCGAGCAGGCCAAGCCCCGCAAGATCGCCATTTCCGGCAGCAGCGAACCCAGGCAGATCGACGCCTGA
- a CDS encoding LuxR C-terminal-related transcriptional regulator: MTDARDPAADLVALRDVVDGPLHEIARRLSKFLAERWPHTALVIFTRECTGRPRKVAGDLEMINKVTIGELEEISSAVEPGLPVTTTALVAGEQRPVWVVRDVADTLLVLVPRTSRRRLPEPRLLAAIFGLVATSIRQQVAQASPDYLAESRAASSERERTLAEMAAAHEAVLVSILTTLRSTGLDDGRARLAAADSASAALVALRSAQKSDRALSEEPPPAAFTRLRTEIRQMLRHHEARIEFVAPSRDGRPLPGDIAHAARAMTCTTVLAFAAQPRLARLRIAWTCDDAALHVDVRDQGSGELDTAALRRQLQGRARTLGAGLDLDAAPGWGSRVTIDLPLDPPAEPSGGTRLTTLNRREREVLALLAQGKRNKAIAGELGITESTVKFHVTGVLQKLEVTSRGEAAAVALSAGLGAPAAP; encoded by the coding sequence ATGACCGATGCGCGGGACCCGGCGGCCGATCTCGTGGCTCTGCGGGACGTGGTCGACGGCCCGTTGCACGAGATCGCCCGCCGCCTGTCGAAGTTCCTGGCCGAACGGTGGCCGCACACCGCACTGGTCATCTTCACCCGCGAGTGCACCGGACGCCCCCGCAAGGTCGCGGGCGACCTGGAGATGATCAACAAGGTCACCATCGGGGAGCTGGAGGAGATCTCCTCCGCCGTCGAGCCCGGGCTCCCGGTGACCACGACCGCGCTCGTCGCCGGCGAGCAGCGGCCGGTGTGGGTGGTGCGGGACGTGGCCGACACGCTCCTGGTCCTCGTCCCCCGGACGTCGCGGCGGCGCCTGCCCGAACCGCGTCTGCTGGCCGCGATCTTCGGGCTGGTCGCGACCTCGATCCGGCAGCAGGTGGCCCAGGCCAGCCCCGACTACCTCGCCGAGTCCCGCGCCGCCTCGAGCGAACGGGAACGCACGCTCGCCGAAATGGCCGCCGCGCACGAGGCCGTGCTCGTCTCGATCCTGACCACCCTGCGCTCCACCGGCCTCGACGACGGACGGGCGCGGCTGGCCGCGGCCGATTCCGCCTCCGCCGCGCTCGTGGCGTTGCGGTCGGCGCAGAAATCGGACCGGGCGCTGTCCGAAGAACCCCCGCCCGCCGCGTTCACCCGGCTGCGCACGGAAATCCGGCAGATGCTGCGCCACCACGAGGCGCGCATCGAGTTCGTCGCACCGTCGCGCGACGGACGGCCGCTGCCGGGCGACATCGCCCACGCCGCCCGCGCGATGACCTGCACGACCGTGCTGGCGTTCGCCGCCCAGCCGCGGCTCGCCCGCCTGCGCATCGCCTGGACCTGCGACGACGCCGCGTTGCACGTCGACGTCCGCGACCAGGGCTCGGGCGAGCTGGACACCGCCGCCCTGCGCCGCCAGCTCCAGGGCCGGGCGCGCACCCTGGGAGCCGGGCTCGACCTCGACGCCGCGCCCGGCTGGGGCAGCCGTGTCACGATCGACCTGCCGCTCGACCCGCCGGCCGAACCCTCCGGCGGGACGCGGCTGACCACGCTCAACCGGCGCGAGCGCGAGGTCCTGGCGCTGCTCGCGCAGGGCAAGCGCAACAAGGCCATCGCCGGCGAACTCGGCATCACCGAAAGCACCGTCAAGTTCCACGTCACCGGTGTGCTCCAGAAGCTGGAAGTCACCTCCCGCGGCGAAGCGGCCGCAGTGGCCCTCAGCGCCGGCCTCGGCGCGCCGGCCGCACCCTGA
- a CDS encoding sensor histidine kinase, which produces MDRAPGPSVRLKLTLSYAGFLILAGILTFAVVWMVLLRYVPGGNGIRAPGGHFPGQEFLLRSFAPAVGIALGFLLVFGFLGGWILAGRMLVPLSRITDATRRAAGGSLSHRIRLPGRTDEFRELADAFDAMLARLEADVAEQQRFAANASHELRTPLAITQTLLDVARHDPGRDTAELIDRLRAVNTRAIDLTEALLLLSRAGRRSFTRERVDLSLIAEEATETLLPLAGERGLTIQTFGDLTPVLGSYALLLQMTTNLVHNAIVHNLPERGTVWVTASVLPGAVALTVANTGEELTADVVSTLVEPFQRGTQRVRTDDAGVGLGLAIVKSITRAHDGTLTLAPRSGGGLLATVQLPAAPPAGG; this is translated from the coding sequence GTGGATAGGGCACCCGGTCCGAGTGTTCGCCTCAAACTCACCCTCAGCTACGCGGGATTCCTCATCCTGGCCGGGATCCTGACGTTCGCGGTGGTGTGGATGGTCCTGCTGCGTTACGTCCCCGGCGGCAACGGGATCAGGGCGCCCGGCGGACACTTTCCCGGCCAGGAGTTCCTCCTGCGCAGCTTCGCCCCGGCCGTGGGTATCGCGCTGGGGTTCCTGCTGGTGTTCGGTTTCCTCGGCGGGTGGATCCTCGCCGGACGGATGCTCGTTCCCCTGTCCCGCATCACCGACGCCACACGCCGGGCCGCGGGCGGATCGCTGTCCCACCGGATCCGGTTGCCGGGCCGCACGGACGAGTTCCGCGAACTCGCCGACGCCTTCGACGCGATGCTCGCGCGACTGGAAGCCGACGTGGCCGAACAGCAGAGGTTCGCCGCCAACGCCTCCCACGAACTGCGCACCCCGCTGGCGATCACGCAGACGCTCCTCGACGTGGCCCGCCACGACCCCGGACGCGACACCGCTGAACTCATCGACCGCCTCCGCGCCGTCAACACCCGGGCGATCGACCTCACCGAAGCCCTGCTCCTGCTCAGCCGCGCCGGCCGGCGGTCCTTCACCCGGGAGCGCGTCGACCTGTCCCTCATCGCCGAAGAGGCCACCGAAACGCTCCTCCCCCTCGCCGGGGAACGCGGCCTCACGATCCAGACCTTCGGTGACCTGACCCCGGTCCTCGGCTCGTACGCGCTGCTGCTGCAGATGACCACGAACCTGGTGCACAACGCGATCGTCCACAACCTGCCCGAACGCGGCACCGTGTGGGTCACCGCGAGCGTTCTGCCCGGGGCCGTGGCGCTCACCGTCGCGAACACCGGCGAGGAGCTCACCGCGGACGTGGTGTCCACGCTCGTGGAGCCGTTTCAGCGCGGGACCCAGCGCGTCCGCACCGACGACGCGGGTGTCGGCCTCGGCCTGGCCATCGTCAAGAGCATCACCCGGGCGCACGACGGCACCCTCACCCTGGCCCCCCGCTCCGGTGGCGGGCTCCTCGCCACCGTGCAACTTCCCGCCGCACCACCCGCCGGCGGTTGA